A genomic segment from Prochlorothrix hollandica PCC 9006 = CALU 1027 encodes:
- a CDS encoding photosynthesis system II assembly factor Ycf48 codes for MQFSIDPFIRLTRHPALASLKSLGQRLGQGAILVTLVIFCSSCARTIAALDGNPWQQVILPTEQTVLDLAFTGDPNRGWMVGANSTLLETTDGGDSWSQRDLPLDSDRYRLSSISFDDQEGWIVGQPSLLLHTDDGGSTWSEIYLSAQLPGSPLMITALADNSAELVTDLGAIYRTTDGGSNWKGLVQYGSDTIINLARSDDGRYLAVAERGSFFSAYTPGDDTWVPHNRNSSRRLQNMGFGSDGRFWILGRGGGVQFSEASNSEASNSEASDYDNWAEYISAEKRNNWGLLDLGYRTPNELWATGGGGTLIVSLDDGDTWLKDEAVDNIPSNFYRVLFLNPTKGFVLGQRGIILKYIGTAEDSVA; via the coding sequence ATGCAGTTTTCCATTGATCCATTTATCCGCCTAACCCGCCATCCCGCCCTGGCTTCCCTGAAATCCTTGGGGCAACGCCTAGGACAGGGGGCTATTCTGGTCACCCTCGTGATCTTCTGTAGCAGTTGTGCGAGAACCATTGCCGCCTTGGATGGCAACCCCTGGCAACAGGTGATCTTGCCCACGGAGCAAACCGTGCTGGACTTGGCCTTCACCGGCGATCCCAATCGGGGCTGGATGGTGGGAGCCAACTCCACCCTCCTGGAAACCACCGATGGAGGGGACTCTTGGAGCCAACGGGATTTGCCCTTAGATAGCGATCGCTACCGTCTGTCCTCCATTAGCTTTGACGATCAAGAAGGGTGGATCGTCGGGCAACCCTCCCTGCTCCTCCACACCGATGATGGCGGCAGCACTTGGTCAGAAATTTACCTCAGCGCCCAATTGCCCGGTTCTCCCCTGATGATCACGGCCCTCGCCGACAACTCAGCGGAACTGGTCACGGATTTAGGGGCCATCTACCGCACCACGGATGGGGGCAGCAACTGGAAGGGGTTGGTGCAATATGGCTCTGACACCATCATTAACTTGGCCCGCAGTGACGATGGTCGTTATCTGGCGGTGGCAGAGCGGGGTAGCTTCTTCAGTGCCTATACCCCCGGTGACGACACCTGGGTTCCCCACAATCGCAACTCCTCCCGCCGCTTACAGAATATGGGCTTTGGCAGCGATGGTCGCTTTTGGATTTTGGGCCGGGGGGGCGGCGTTCAGTTTAGTGAAGCCAGTAATAGCGAAGCCAGTAATAGCGAAGCCAGTGATTATGACAACTGGGCTGAGTACATCAGTGCCGAAAAACGCAATAACTGGGGACTGCTGGATTTGGGCTATCGAACCCCCAATGAACTGTGGGCCACGGGGGGCGGCGGTACCCTCATCGTCAGCCTGGATGATGGGGACACCTGGCTCAAGGATGAAGCGGTGGACAATATTCCCTCGAACTTTTACCGGGTCCTGTTCCTCAACCCCACCAAGGGCTTTGTCCTCGGTCAACGGGGCATTATCCTCAAGTACATCGGTACGGCGGAGGACTCGGTAGCTTAG
- a CDS encoding sensor histidine kinase: MTYLQSQVDYRVVWLLLYDRASHSIVGQGGRSPELGKQNFLRERLVLKSGSLLEQIVLQQRVLIIPNLCEEPKAGPLMQIAQAAGIQGGLLFPIHHHDIFYGLVLLGSERWGILARSEEKALLSILLGQLATSFHDLEQNQQQEGQKRPDKPLLEVIQALPLRTTLQERIDLVLETAHGFLEPTQMGLYWYEPEGRYFWGRAFSSKSRTSRKRASDPKDDRLTVQTYPKFYQALTSNPLMTVGTAQSSLPADATQALLGQFQGRSLLATPLSSPGQLLGFLVAVSGDARIWTEDEKQFLLGSAQLLALVSPLDTIEQEIAVHRQSQGLIAEVSHAVRSDQDWNHMLTTVAPQILEYFQVERLVLMVYDDEVENFAVAFQHQTGKRKGLPDYWSGLSDIDRRLLETAHQGIALDSIQDDLRLLGWRDLLLTGEIQSLIVSRTTVALPLEGVLVLGHETPRTWSIAELNLLRALAQHLGQAMHQWVLQQDLDQQNRLYQTLQWGLTTMQQMTEVEALDQAVTQFLGQTLQAPLATLVTWKPRRPTGKLTAIACTNPAFQLQETLQIPVTDVLIQQVLGYDGVLQLSIDQLTADTCQWLSAPLDRLVAVALRTSPEDEPLGILIVADAAGSYWSAGSLSVVGALVNQWAWSRRDLTLIQRLNNSQSRLRQLNWYKHYRFIELRRLMETAQGHLNQGLQASQTATPTATPTATPAAITQRYQQANSTLGQALSEVLQIIRHEQWQLQFYNRQVPLASFLKRALSRIDPLVKQRRLWVQIHTDETLLALAGDVIKLESVLYQVLVFACHRSPEQGRIDLWCRLLDQTTLDLSVTDGGSLEPYLLQELQEGRHGDALAPSTLDQPPGLLLAVCQSLLGDMGGQLEFYTLEDGRTMSRLVLPFVESKGS, from the coding sequence TTGACCTATCTTCAGAGTCAGGTGGATTATCGAGTGGTTTGGCTGCTGCTCTACGATCGCGCCAGCCACAGCATCGTTGGGCAAGGGGGTAGGAGTCCAGAACTGGGGAAACAAAACTTTCTGCGGGAGCGCCTGGTCTTAAAGTCGGGTTCGTTGCTGGAGCAAATTGTGTTGCAGCAACGGGTTCTCATTATCCCCAACCTCTGCGAAGAACCTAAGGCTGGACCCTTGATGCAGATTGCCCAGGCGGCAGGCATTCAAGGGGGGTTGCTCTTTCCCATCCACCACCATGATATTTTTTATGGTCTGGTGTTGTTGGGTTCAGAACGCTGGGGAATTTTAGCGCGATCGGAAGAAAAAGCCCTACTGTCGATTCTCCTGGGGCAGTTGGCCACTAGTTTCCATGATCTGGAGCAAAACCAACAACAGGAGGGCCAGAAACGCCCCGATAAGCCCCTGTTGGAGGTCATCCAAGCCTTACCCCTGCGGACTACCCTCCAGGAACGCATTGACTTGGTGCTGGAAACGGCCCATGGCTTCCTGGAGCCAACCCAAATGGGGCTGTACTGGTATGAGCCGGAGGGGCGCTACTTTTGGGGTCGCGCCTTCAGTAGCAAAAGTCGAACCTCCCGCAAACGTGCCAGCGATCCCAAGGACGATCGCCTGACGGTACAGACCTATCCCAAGTTTTACCAAGCCCTCACCAGCAACCCCTTAATGACCGTCGGCACAGCCCAAAGCTCCCTGCCCGCCGATGCCACCCAAGCCCTCCTAGGGCAGTTCCAGGGGCGATCGCTGTTGGCCACTCCCCTCAGCAGCCCAGGTCAGTTACTGGGATTTCTGGTGGCGGTCAGTGGGGATGCCCGGATTTGGACGGAGGACGAAAAACAGTTTCTCCTCGGATCAGCCCAGCTATTGGCCTTAGTCAGTCCCCTCGACACCATTGAGCAGGAGATTGCAGTCCATCGCCAAAGTCAAGGGTTGATTGCGGAGGTGAGTCATGCGGTGCGCAGCGATCAGGACTGGAACCACATGCTGACCACTGTAGCCCCCCAAATCCTAGAGTATTTTCAGGTGGAACGTCTGGTGCTGATGGTTTATGACGATGAAGTGGAAAACTTTGCCGTAGCCTTCCAGCACCAAACCGGGAAGCGCAAGGGACTGCCGGACTATTGGTCTGGTCTAAGTGACATTGATAGGCGGCTCCTGGAAACGGCACATCAGGGCATCGCCTTAGACAGCATTCAAGACGATCTGCGACTCCTGGGCTGGCGGGATCTCTTGCTGACGGGAGAGATTCAGTCCCTGATAGTCAGTCGCACCACCGTAGCCTTGCCCCTAGAAGGGGTTTTAGTGCTGGGCCACGAGACCCCCCGCACCTGGTCGATCGCCGAGCTAAACCTACTGCGTGCCCTCGCCCAACACCTGGGTCAGGCCATGCACCAATGGGTGTTACAGCAAGATCTAGATCAGCAGAATCGCCTCTACCAAACCCTGCAATGGGGACTGACCACCATGCAGCAAATGACGGAGGTGGAAGCCCTAGACCAAGCGGTGACCCAGTTCCTAGGCCAAACCCTCCAAGCGCCCTTAGCGACGTTGGTGACCTGGAAACCTCGACGGCCCACGGGCAAGCTGACGGCGATCGCCTGCACCAATCCCGCCTTTCAACTCCAGGAAACCCTCCAGATCCCCGTCACCGATGTTTTGATCCAGCAGGTCTTGGGCTACGATGGCGTGTTGCAACTGTCCATCGACCAACTGACCGCCGACACCTGCCAGTGGCTCAGTGCTCCCCTCGATCGCCTGGTGGCCGTTGCTCTGCGCACTAGCCCTGAAGATGAACCCCTGGGGATATTAATCGTGGCTGATGCTGCCGGTAGTTATTGGTCAGCAGGATCCCTGAGTGTTGTCGGCGCGTTAGTCAATCAATGGGCCTGGTCCCGGCGCGACTTGACCTTAATCCAGCGCTTAAACAACAGTCAATCCCGCCTACGTCAGTTGAACTGGTACAAGCACTATCGTTTCATTGAATTGCGGCGACTGATGGAAACGGCCCAGGGCCACCTCAATCAAGGTCTCCAAGCCAGTCAAACAGCCACCCCCACCGCCACCCCCACCGCCACCCCCGCCGCCATCACCCAGCGCTACCAACAGGCCAACAGCACCCTGGGGCAAGCCCTATCTGAAGTGCTCCAAATTATTCGCCATGAACAGTGGCAGTTGCAGTTCTACAACCGCCAAGTTCCCCTGGCCAGTTTCCTCAAACGTGCCCTGAGCCGCATTGATCCCCTGGTGAAGCAACGCCGTCTTTGGGTCCAAATCCATACCGATGAAACCTTGTTGGCCTTGGCGGGGGATGTGATTAAGCTGGAGAGCGTTCTCTATCAAGTGCTGGTCTTTGCCTGCCATCGATCGCCCGAACAAGGGCGCATCGATCTCTGGTGTCGGCTCTTGGATCAAACCACCCTCGATCTATCGGTCACCGATGGGGGCAGCTTGGAACCCTATCTCCTCCAGGAACTCCAGGAAGGTCGCCATGGCGATGCCCTAGCCCCCTCCACCCTGGATCAACCACCCGGTTTGTTGCTGGCGGTGTGTCAAAGTCTGTTGGGGGATATGGGGGGACAATTGGAGTTTTATACCCTAGAGGATGGCCGCACCATGAGTCGGTTGGTGTTGCCCTTTGTAGAGTCCAAGGGATCTTAA
- a CDS encoding rubredoxin, giving the protein MSIATPPSGPGDIPPSDPTAVDLSPGSLNPTQDPTQDPTQESSVAAAAIAENEAEPTLDQADNQAVNQATEPETVPEFVLPSLDRHECRACGYVYEPADGDGRTLTPGTLFQDIPGTWSCPVCRAPKIQFINIGPKEKPSGFQENLTYGLGGNVMTPSQKRLLIFGSLVVAFLFLMSFYGFK; this is encoded by the coding sequence ATGAGTATTGCAACCCCCCCCTCTGGCCCTGGGGATATACCCCCATCGGATCCCACTGCTGTAGATCTCAGCCCTGGGTCTCTAAACCCTACTCAAGACCCTACTCAAGACCCTACTCAAGAGAGTTCGGTAGCTGCTGCTGCGATAGCGGAGAACGAGGCAGAACCGACCCTGGATCAGGCGGACAATCAGGCGGTCAATCAAGCAACAGAACCGGAAACCGTCCCAGAATTTGTTCTCCCCAGCCTCGATCGCCATGAATGTCGGGCCTGTGGCTATGTCTATGAGCCAGCCGATGGGGATGGCCGCACCTTAACCCCCGGCACCTTATTCCAGGACATTCCGGGCACTTGGTCTTGCCCCGTCTGCCGTGCCCCCAAAATCCAGTTTATTAACATTGGACCCAAGGAAAAGCCCTCTGGCTTTCAAGAGAATTTGACCTATGGCCTGGGGGGTAATGTCATGACCCCATCCCAAAAACGGCTGCTCATTTTTGGCAGCTTGGTGGTGGCCTTTTTGTTTCTCATGAGCTTTTACGGTTTCAAGTAA
- a CDS encoding NADH dehydrogenase subunit K codes for MTPLSSNDKELDFEQWQRDRLTSPVDRPAITSELSENVILTSLDDLYNWARLSSLWPLLYGTACCFIEFAALLGSRFDFDRFGLVPRSSPRQADLLITAGTITMKMTPALVRLYEQMPEPKYVIAMGACTITGGMFSADSPSAVRGVDKLIPVDVYIPGCPPRPEAIIDAVIKLRKKVANDSIQERSSLVQTNRYYSTTHQMKPVDPILTGEYWQAESRKAPPQQLVEAMGMPIPPGLKASQTQKEVNPSG; via the coding sequence ATGACTCCCCTCTCCTCCAATGATAAAGAATTGGATTTTGAACAGTGGCAGCGCGATCGCCTCACCAGTCCGGTGGATCGCCCTGCCATCACCAGCGAGCTGTCCGAGAATGTCATTCTCACCAGTCTCGATGATCTCTACAACTGGGCGCGACTGTCCAGCCTGTGGCCCCTGCTCTATGGCACCGCCTGCTGCTTCATTGAATTTGCAGCCTTGCTAGGGTCCCGGTTTGACTTCGATCGCTTTGGCCTGGTGCCTCGGTCTAGCCCCCGTCAGGCGGATCTGCTCATCACCGCTGGCACCATCACCATGAAGATGACTCCGGCCCTGGTGCGCCTGTATGAGCAAATGCCGGAACCAAAGTATGTCATTGCCATGGGAGCCTGCACCATTACCGGTGGTATGTTCAGCGCCGACTCCCCCTCAGCGGTGCGCGGCGTGGATAAGTTGATCCCCGTGGATGTCTATATTCCCGGTTGTCCGCCTCGCCCTGAGGCCATTATTGATGCGGTCATTAAGTTACGCAAAAAGGTGGCCAATGATTCGATTCAGGAGCGATCGTCCCTGGTGCAAACCAACCGCTATTACAGCACCACCCACCAAATGAAGCCGGTGGATCCCATCCTAACGGGTGAGTATTGGCAGGCTGAATCCCGCAAGGCACCGCCCCAGCAGTTGGTGGAAGCCATGGGGATGCCCATTCCCCCCGGTCTCAAAGCATCCCAAACCCAGAAGGAGGTAAACCCCAGTGGCTGA
- the htpG gene encoding molecular chaperone HtpG — MTVLEKGQISIHTENIFPIIKKSLYSEHEIFLRELVSNAVDAINKLKMVSYGGDFQGAIGDPEITIAIDKDKKTLSISDNGIGMTAEEVKKYINQVAFSSAEEFIEKFKGQGSDAIIGHFGLGFYSSFIVAREVEIDTLSYQENAQAVHWRCDGSPTFELTDSDRSDRGTTITLHLQKEELEFLEASRIRTLIKRYCDFMPFPIKMDGEMVNRQKAIWRQSPRDLTDEDYLEFYRYLYPFQEDPLLWVHLNTDYPFLVNGILYFPKLRPDVDITKGEIKLFCNQVFVSDHCEEVVPRFLLPMRGVIDSPDIPLNVSRSALQVDRKVRSIANFIAKKVGDRLKEVYRDDRSAYVKSWQDLSTFVKFGAINDDKFKKQVEDLIIYRTTGDLGGAADTPKVEVQASSDDVWTETATDGAELAKDGKGNYYSTLKEYLERNQGKHENRVYYATDEAGQATYIALHQGQGLEVLVMDSFIDTHFIPFLEQEYSDVKFSRVDADLDESLMDQDKAQEIIDPGTNKTRSDQIKDLFDQAINKPRVNVKVQALKGDDASTPPAIVLMPEATRRMQEMAAMLQQDGLQFPDDHVLMVNSNHPLIQNLMTLSQGSIITGSGTSASGELATTLCQHVYDLALMAQKGFDAEGMKGFVTRSNQVLTQLTQR; from the coding sequence ATGACTGTATTGGAAAAGGGTCAAATCAGTATCCATACTGAAAATATCTTTCCGATTATCAAGAAATCTCTCTATTCAGAACATGAGATTTTCTTGCGGGAATTGGTTTCCAACGCTGTGGATGCCATTAATAAATTAAAAATGGTGTCCTACGGCGGCGACTTCCAAGGAGCCATTGGGGATCCTGAAATTACCATTGCCATCGACAAAGATAAAAAGACCCTCAGCATTAGCGATAATGGCATTGGCATGACCGCTGAGGAGGTCAAGAAATATATTAACCAGGTGGCCTTTTCCAGTGCGGAAGAATTTATTGAAAAATTCAAAGGCCAGGGTTCCGATGCCATTATTGGCCACTTTGGCTTAGGGTTCTACTCTTCTTTTATTGTGGCCCGCGAGGTGGAAATTGATACCCTGTCCTATCAAGAAAACGCCCAGGCCGTCCATTGGCGCTGTGACGGATCACCCACCTTTGAACTGACGGATTCCGATCGCAGCGATCGGGGCACCACCATTACTCTCCACCTCCAGAAAGAGGAACTGGAATTCCTAGAAGCCAGCCGTATTCGCACCCTCATCAAGCGGTACTGCGACTTCATGCCCTTCCCCATCAAAATGGACGGGGAAATGGTCAACCGGCAAAAGGCCATTTGGCGGCAGTCGCCCCGGGACTTAACCGATGAAGATTACCTGGAATTCTACCGCTACCTTTATCCGTTTCAGGAAGATCCCCTGCTGTGGGTTCACTTGAATACCGACTATCCATTCCTGGTCAATGGCATTCTTTATTTCCCCAAACTCCGCCCCGATGTGGACATTACCAAAGGGGAGATCAAGCTATTTTGTAACCAGGTCTTTGTCAGTGATCACTGTGAAGAAGTGGTTCCCCGGTTCCTGTTGCCCATGCGGGGAGTCATCGACAGCCCAGATATTCCCTTAAACGTGTCCCGTAGCGCTCTCCAAGTCGATCGCAAGGTGCGCAGCATTGCTAACTTTATTGCCAAGAAAGTGGGCGATCGCCTCAAGGAAGTGTATCGGGACGATCGCAGCGCCTATGTTAAGAGCTGGCAGGACTTAAGCACCTTCGTGAAGTTCGGAGCCATCAACGACGACAAGTTCAAAAAACAGGTGGAAGACCTGATCATCTATCGCACCACTGGGGACCTGGGAGGAGCAGCGGACACCCCCAAGGTGGAAGTACAGGCCAGTAGTGATGATGTCTGGACAGAAACGGCCACCGATGGGGCAGAACTAGCCAAAGACGGCAAAGGCAACTACTACAGTACCCTGAAGGAATACCTGGAGCGTAATCAAGGGAAACACGAAAATCGGGTCTATTACGCCACCGATGAAGCCGGCCAAGCCACCTATATTGCTCTCCACCAGGGCCAAGGCTTGGAAGTGCTGGTGATGGATTCCTTCATCGATACCCACTTTATTCCCTTCTTGGAACAGGAATATTCTGACGTTAAATTCTCCCGGGTCGATGCCGATCTGGATGAGAGTTTGATGGATCAGGATAAGGCCCAGGAAATCATTGATCCCGGCACCAATAAAACCCGTAGCGACCAAATTAAAGACCTGTTTGACCAGGCCATTAATAAGCCACGGGTCAACGTCAAAGTCCAAGCCTTAAAGGGGGATGATGCCAGTACACCGCCTGCGATCGTTCTGATGCCGGAAGCAACCCGCCGGATGCAGGAAATGGCCGCCATGCTGCAACAGGATGGGCTACAATTCCCCGATGATCATGTGCTCATGGTCAACTCTAACCATCCCCTGATCCAAAACCTGATGACCCTCAGCCAGGGCAGCATCATTACCGGTTCTGGAACATCGGCATCGGGGGAACTGGCCACGACCCTTTGCCAGCATGTTTATGACTTGGCCTTGATGGCCCAAAAGGGCTTTGATGCGGAGGGCATGAAGGGCTTTGTGACCCGATCGAACCAAGTGCTAACCCAACTGACCCAACGCTAG
- a CDS encoding DEAD/DEAH box helicase: MTLSFKSLGLSEARIQHLEKLEFQSPTSIQAEAIPHLLAGRDVMGQAQTGTGKTAAFALPILEGVDPHNRAVQALILTPTRELAMQVAQAISQFNSDRQIHVLTVYGGQSIDQQISRLHRGCQVVVGTPGRVLDLLGRGDLRLNQVSWLVLDEADEMLSMGFINDVETILAQAPPERQTAFFSATMPPTIRALVTKFLRSPITITIEQSKASPARINQYAYLVPRGWTKIRALLPILELEEPESAIIFVRTRRTAMELTSQLQAAGHSVDEYHGDLSQTQRERLLLRFRQRQVRLVVATDIASRGIHVDDLSHVINFDLPDNLENFVHRVGRTGRAGKEGTAITLGQGYDRRRLKEIERHIRQQLESRSIPTRAEIEAHHLEKLKAQVREALSSERLASFLPIVAQLAEEDYESHTIAAAALQMAYDRTRPAWMRLAPEDDVVDRPQPVKRQGGGRRVQTGAGNRGGYRQDAPQGDGWNRDGDRPRPKRNSRRTYDPSGHAHHDRGQDQNHGRRPVANYDRSPDSDGMLAGKDS; encoded by the coding sequence ATGACCCTTTCATTCAAAAGCCTTGGTCTTTCTGAAGCCCGCATTCAACACCTTGAAAAGTTGGAGTTCCAATCCCCCACCTCTATCCAAGCGGAGGCGATTCCCCATCTTTTGGCAGGACGGGATGTGATGGGGCAGGCCCAGACGGGTACAGGCAAAACGGCGGCCTTTGCGTTGCCGATTCTAGAAGGTGTGGATCCCCACAATCGGGCGGTGCAAGCCTTGATTTTGACTCCAACCCGAGAATTGGCGATGCAGGTGGCCCAGGCCATTAGTCAGTTCAACAGCGATCGCCAAATCCATGTGCTGACGGTTTATGGCGGACAGTCCATTGATCAGCAAATCAGCCGCCTCCACCGAGGTTGTCAAGTGGTGGTGGGTACCCCAGGGCGGGTGTTGGATTTGTTGGGTCGCGGTGACCTGCGCCTGAACCAGGTGAGCTGGTTGGTGCTGGATGAAGCCGATGAGATGCTGAGTATGGGCTTCATTAACGATGTGGAAACCATCTTGGCCCAGGCTCCTCCGGAGCGGCAGACCGCTTTTTTCTCGGCCACTATGCCCCCGACGATTCGGGCACTGGTGACCAAGTTCCTGCGATCGCCCATCACCATCACCATTGAGCAGTCCAAGGCTTCCCCGGCCCGCATTAACCAGTATGCCTACCTGGTGCCCCGTGGTTGGACAAAAATCCGCGCTCTGCTCCCCATTTTGGAACTGGAGGAACCGGAATCCGCCATTATCTTTGTGCGCACCCGCCGCACTGCCATGGAGTTGACCAGCCAATTGCAGGCTGCCGGTCATAGCGTCGATGAGTACCATGGGGACCTCAGCCAAACCCAACGGGAGCGGCTGTTGCTGCGTTTCCGCCAGCGCCAAGTGCGGTTGGTGGTGGCCACGGATATTGCGTCCCGTGGGATCCATGTGGATGATCTCAGCCATGTCATTAACTTTGACCTGCCGGACAACCTGGAGAACTTTGTCCACCGGGTGGGTCGCACGGGTCGTGCCGGTAAGGAAGGCACGGCTATTACCTTGGGCCAAGGCTACGATCGCCGTCGCCTCAAGGAAATCGAGCGCCACATTCGCCAGCAACTGGAGTCCCGCTCCATTCCCACCCGTGCCGAAATTGAAGCCCACCACCTGGAAAAGCTGAAAGCTCAGGTGCGGGAAGCCCTCAGCAGCGAGCGCTTGGCTTCATTCTTGCCCATTGTGGCCCAACTGGCGGAAGAGGACTATGAGTCCCACACCATTGCCGCTGCTGCCTTGCAGATGGCCTACGATCGCACCCGTCCCGCTTGGATGCGTTTGGCTCCCGAAGATGATGTGGTGGATCGGCCCCAACCCGTCAAGCGTCAGGGGGGTGGTCGTCGTGTCCAAACCGGTGCTGGTAATCGTGGCGGCTATCGCCAAGATGCTCCCCAAGGGGATGGCTGGAACCGGGATGGCGATCGGCCCCGGCCCAAGCGTAACAGCCGTCGTACCTATGATCCCTCCGGTCATGCTCACCACGATCGCGGCCAAGATCAAAACCATGGTCGCCGTCCTGTGGCCAACTACGATCGCAGCCCCGACTCCGATGGCATGTTGGCTGGCAAAGATAGCTAG
- the ndhC gene encoding photosynthetic/respiratory NAD(P)H-quinone oxidoreductase subunit C gives MFVLSGYEYLLGFLLATSLVPFLALTASRLVRPSRRGPERRTTYESGMEPIGGAWIQFNIRYYMFALVFVIFDVETVFLYPWAVAFNQLGLLAFVEAIVFIAILVVGLAYAWRKGALEWS, from the coding sequence GTGTTTGTTCTGAGTGGTTATGAGTATTTACTGGGCTTCCTGCTGGCCACCAGTTTGGTGCCTTTTTTAGCCTTAACGGCTTCCCGCCTCGTGCGCCCCAGTCGTCGGGGACCTGAACGCCGAACGACCTACGAGTCCGGGATGGAACCCATTGGTGGTGCTTGGATTCAATTCAATATTCGCTACTATATGTTCGCCCTGGTCTTCGTCATTTTTGATGTGGAGACGGTTTTTCTCTATCCCTGGGCCGTGGCCTTTAACCAGTTAGGATTGCTGGCCTTTGTCGAAGCGATCGTCTTTATTGCAATTTTGGTTGTCGGTCTCGCCTACGCTTGGCGCAAAGGAGCATTGGAATGGTCATGA
- a CDS encoding NAD(P)H-quinone oxidoreductase subunit J: MAESDAANTPETPDSASAAPGAIVEAGPVSIWLSQNGFEHQALDRDHLGVEVVEVNRDFWIPLATALYAYGFNYLQCQGGYDQGPGQKLVSFYHLTQISDDANRPPEVRVNVVVPRDDARVPSVYWIWKGSDWQERETYDMFGIVYEGHPNLKRILMPEDWVGWPLRKDYISPDFYELQDAY; the protein is encoded by the coding sequence GTGGCTGAGTCTGACGCAGCAAACACACCGGAAACCCCAGACAGTGCCTCTGCTGCGCCAGGGGCGATCGTCGAAGCCGGTCCCGTTTCCATCTGGTTGAGCCAGAATGGTTTTGAACACCAGGCTTTGGACCGGGATCATTTGGGGGTGGAAGTGGTGGAGGTCAATCGGGACTTTTGGATTCCCCTGGCCACGGCCCTCTATGCCTATGGCTTTAACTACCTCCAGTGCCAGGGGGGCTACGACCAAGGCCCAGGGCAAAAGCTAGTCAGTTTCTACCACTTAACCCAGATCAGCGATGATGCCAATCGCCCCCCGGAGGTGCGGGTCAATGTGGTAGTCCCTCGCGATGATGCGCGGGTGCCGTCTGTGTATTGGATCTGGAAGGGATCCGACTGGCAGGAGCGGGAAACCTACGATATGTTTGGCATTGTCTATGAGGGTCATCCCAATCTGAAGCGTATTTTAATGCCGGAAGATTGGGTGGGCTGGCCCCTGCGCAAGGACTATATTTCCCCCGATTTCTACGAATTACAGGACGCTTATTAG